Proteins from a single region of Budorcas taxicolor isolate Tak-1 chromosome 11, Takin1.1, whole genome shotgun sequence:
- the PRRC2B gene encoding protein PRRC2B isoform X4, with amino-acid sequence MSDRLGQITKGKDGKSKYSTLSLFDKYKGKSVDSIRSSVIPRHGLQSLGKVATARRMPPPANLPSLKSENKGNDPNIVIVPKDGTGWANKQDQQDPKSSSVTASQPPELLPQPGLQKSVSNLQKPTQSISQENTNSAPGGPKSWAQLNGKPAGHEGGLRASSRLLSFSPEEFPTLKAAGGQDKAGKEKGVLDLSYGPGPSLRPQNVTSWREGGGRNIISATSLSASPTELGSRNSSAGDGAPSSACASGSKDPSLRPAQPARRGASQFLGSVYHPPTYHDMLPAFMCSPQSSENQGTVERGSFPLPQLRLEPRVPFRQFQMNDQDGKENRLGVSRPIRPLRPLVERVPRPTIVNAENLKGLDDLDTDADDGWAGLHEEVDYSEKLKFSDDEEEEEVVKDGRPKWNSWDPRRQRQLSLSSADSADAKRTQEEGKDWSETGGVTRVVRKVPEPQPPSRKLHSWASGPDYQKSSMGTLFRQQSAEDKEDKPPPRQKFVQSEMSEAVERARKRREEEERRAREERLAACAAKLKQLDQKCKQAQRASEAQKQAEKEAPLSPGAEKVTPQENGPAVHKGSPEFSAQETASTFSEEAPTAPPAVAQSGGSEEGPREAGSPAQEFNKYQKSLPPRFQRQQQQQQQQEQLYKTQHWQPVYPPPSHPQRAFYPHHPQMLGFDPRWMMMPSYMDPRIPPTRTPVDFYPSALHPSGLMKPIMPPDSLSGTACRSEDQSCVPPLPERKVTAIDPAPVWSPEGYMALQSKGYSLPHPKSSDNLAMDMHVRSESSYSASPGRSGGVSAQRELLEERGQEYLSASDKKAPADCDSRVSSQRVGQELLFPPQENGQEAGTPVSHTPNLRCSPLEPDFAPTEKKPEYGDWDVNHQSKVADPDAAVEKEVPREEPPFSVSSWEKEGSPSKPPALEPEWTPEARGTSSQHPEQTSRTRRSGPIKKPVLKALKVEDKEKELEKVKPELAEGNTRLARETGPVHEVAEDEDQENDPALANVALATSEDQGSARGSLGREASCPEEDNKPDGAPEARPSREASHTPPTKRNNWIFIDEEQAFGGRGPARGRGRGFREFTFRGRPTGSGLCGGGVLGARGLYSGSQRSGRGRGPREFGPPDDFPRAKPRRRIASETHSEGSEYEELPKRRRQRGAEPGDEGMLPEREEATGRKGDFRESWRSGRMHPEDHGGPEAKNRGPRAFGRALPPRLSNCAYSRRTFAAKEVAPWPSRGPGASWQEPGPPDACGARRPLDRDYIPDAYRRPDALGSRGFEDGRLEDRRAFFQDDHAPESENTENRPFRRRRPPRQDKPPRFRRLRQEREALGLWGPEDEPPLVAGQWPGRPRPCPGDRSSASGRRSPELAYQNSSDHANEEWETASESSDFSERRERRAGPELDPQADGGPPGVSAGEKKELAKRSFSGQRPLVDRQTRKLEPGGFGEKSVRPGGGDTSPRYESHQNGTPLKAKRSPDEALPGGLGCSSGSGHYTLERATRAATDVPEASCEEAEKEARLAAQRSGEQGETVKPFDLSYGHAIIENCGSSPGEESEVGSLVGEGFIEVLTKKQRRLLEEERRKKEQAVQVPVKGRSLSSRIPPRFAKKQNNLCLEQGDGPVPSSSLGTEIWESSSQALPLQASTSDSWTKAATAFTSTEPGSAEQGFKSSQGDSGVDLSAESRESSATSSQRSSPYGTLKPEEAGGPGLEPKADGHKEQTQKQSEPKDSEQGSGQSKEHRPGPIGNERSLKNRKGSEGAERLQGAVVPPVNGVEIHVDSVLPVPPIEFGVNPKDSDFSLQPGSASGPAGNPVVKLQDALASNAGLAPSIPILRRDHHIQRAIGLSHMSFPTADLTLKMESARKAWENSPSLPEQSSPGGAGSGLQPPSSGGASSGVSYSSFGGVSMPPVPVASVAPSASLPGSHLPPLYLDGHVFASQPRLVPQTIPQQQSFQQAAAAQQIPISLHTSLQAQAQLGLRGGLPVSQSQEIFSSLQPFRSQVYMHPSLSPPSTMILSGGTALKAPYSAFPGMQPLEMVKPQSGSPYQPMSGSQALVYEGPLSQAAGLGASQMLDSQLPQQLTMPLPGSQLPLPRYGSGQQPLLLPQSIQLPQAQSLSVGAPRRILAPGSQPSVLNTSRESSQMEMKGFHFADSKQNVPAGGSVPSPQTYRPSSASPSGKPSGSAVNMGSVQGHYVQQAKQRVDEKPGLGAVKLQEPPSAASPLKRTGAIKPRAVKVEESKA; translated from the exons aATACAAATTCAGCTCCAGGTGGACCAAAGTCATGGGCACAGCTGAATGGAAAGCCAGCAGGACACGAAGGTG GTTTAAGGGCCTCAAGCCGACTGTTATCCTTCTCTCCCGAGGAATTTCCGACGCTGAAAGCAGCTGGAGGGCAGGACAAGGCTGGCAAAGAAAAGGGCGTCTTAGATCTGTCGTATGGGCCAGGACCAAGCCTCCGCCCTCAGA ATGTGACAAGCTGGAGGGAGGGCGGTGGGCGAAACATAATTTCTGCCACGTCTCTGAGCGCCTCCCCAACTGAGCTGGGCAGCAGGAACTCGAGTGCAGGAGACGGAGCCCCCTCCTCGGCATGCGCCAGCGGTTCTAAGGACCCCTCTCTCCGCCCGGCTCAGCCTGCCCGCAGAGGGGCTTCACAGTTCTTGGGGAGTGTATACCACCCACCTACATACCATGACATGCTTCCTGCTTTT ATGTGTTCGCCACAGTCATCAGAGAACCAGGGTACAGTGGAAAGAGGATCTTTTCCCCTTCCTCAGCTCCGTCTTGAACCCCGTGTTCCTTTTAGACAGTTCCAGATGAATGACCAAGACGG aaaagaaaatagactGGGAGTGAGCCGCCCAATCCGTCCACTGAGGCCGCTGGTGGAGCGAGTGCCACGACCCACCATCGTCAACGCAGAAAACCTGAAGGGCCTCGATGACCTGGACACTGACGCCGACGATGGCTGGGCAG GCCTCCATGAAGAAGTGGACTACTCCGAGAAGCTGAAGTTCAGtgatgatgaggaggaggaggaagtggtgaAGGACGGCAGGCCAAAGTG GAACAGTTGGGACCCCAGGAGGCAGCGGCAGTTGTCCTTGAGCTCTGCAGACAGTGCTGATGCCAAGCGCAcccaagaggaaggaaaagactGGAGTGAAACAGGAGGCGTGACCCGTGTCGTCCGGAAGGTGCCGGAACCTCAGCCGCCTTCCAGGAAGCTGCACAGCTGGGCGTCAGGCCCTGACTACCAG AAGTCCTCCATGGGCACCTTATTTCGGCAGCAGTCTGCCGAGGACAAAGAGGACAAGCCCCCCCCGCGGCAGAAGTTCGTCCAGTCGGAGATGTCAGAGGCTGTGGAGCGAGCCCGGAAGCgccgggaggaggaggagcgcCGCGCGCGCGAGGAAAGGCTGGCTGCCTGTGCTGCCAAACTCAAGCAGCTTGACCAGAAGTGCAAGCAGGCTCAGCGGGCCAGCGAGGCCCAGAAGCAGGCGGAGAAGGAAGCTCCCCTCTCTCCGGGGGCTGAGAAGGTGACTCCCCAGGAAAATGGCCCTGCTGTCCACAAAG GCTCCCCTGAGTTCTCTGCCCAGGAGACCGCCAGCACGTTTTCAGAAGAAGCCCCCACAGCTCCTCCAGCAGTGGCTCAGAGTGGCGGCAGTGAGGAGGGACCCAGGGAGGCTGGGTCCCCTGCGCAGGAATTCAACAAGTACCAAAAGTCACTCCCTCCCAGGTTCCagcgccagcagcagcagcagcagcagcag GAGCAGCTGTACAAGACGCAGCACTGGCAGCCGGTGTACCCTCCGCCGTCCCACCCGCAGCGCGCCTTCTACCCGCACCACCCCCAGATGCTGGGCTTCGACCCCAGGTGGATGATGATGCCCTCCTACATGGACCCCCGGATCCCGCCCACTCGGACCCCAGTGGATTTCTACCCCTCAGCCCTGCATCCCTCAG GATTGATGAAACCCATAATGCCCCCGGATTCCCTTAGTGGGACTGCCTGTCGCTCTGAGGACCAGAGCTGTGTGCCCCCGCTGCCAGAAAGGAAGGTGACCGCCATTGACCCCGCCCCCGTGTGGAGCCCCGAGGGTTACATGGCATTGCAGAGCAAGGGCTACTCGCTGCCCCACCCGAAATCCAGCGACAATTTGGCCATGGACATGCATGTCAG GAGTGAAAGCTCTTACTCTGCCTCCCCCGGAAGGTCAGGGGGCGTGAGTGCCCAGCGCGAGCTCCTTGAGGAGAGAGGGCAGGAGTACTTGAGCGCTTCTGACAAGAAGGCCCCAGCAGACTGTGACTCCCGTGTCTCCTCTCAGAGAGTAGGCCAGGAGCTTTTGTTTCCACCCCAAGAAAATGGTCAGGAAGCAGGCACTCCTGTGAGTCACACCCCAAACCTCAGGTGCTCCCCACTGGAGCCTGACTTTGCCCCCACGGAGAAAAAGCCCGAGTATGGTGACTGGGATGTGAACCACCAGTCAAAGGTTGCCGACCCAGACGCTGCGGTTGAGAAGGAGGTACCGCGGGAGGAGCCACCCTTCAGCGTCTCCtcctgggagaaggaagggagccCAAGCAAGCCGCCGGCTCTGGAGCCTGAGTGGACGCCAGAAGCCCGGGGCACCAGCAGCCAGCACCCGGAGCAGACCAGCAGGACCCGTAGGTCCGGCCCCATCAAGAAACCTGTCTTGAAGGCCCTCAAGGTGGAGGACAAGGAGAAGGAGCTCGAGAAAGTAAAGCCGGAGCTGGCAGAGGGGAACACCCGCCTGGCCCGGGAGACGGGGCCTGTCCATGAAGTGGCTGAGGATGAGGACCAAGAGAACGACCCCGCACTGGCCAATGTGGCCCTGGCCACCTCAGAGGACCAGGGCTCAGCCCGTGGCAGCTTGGGCCGTGAGGCCAGCTGTCCCGAGGAGGACAACAAGCCTGATGGGGCCCCGGAGGCCAGACCCTCCAGGGAGGCCAGCCACACACCCCCGACCAAGAGGAATAACTGGATCTTTATTGATGAGGAGCAAGCCTTTGGGGGCCGGGGGCCAGCCCGGGGCCGAGGCCGCGGGTTCCGAGAGTTCACCTTCCGCGGGCGGCCCACTGGTAGCGGCCTGTGTGGCGGGGGCGTCCTTGGGGCACGGGGCCTCTACAGCGGCAGTCAGAGGAGTGGCCGGGGCCGGGGGCCGCGGGAGTTTGGGCCGCCGGATGACTTCCCCCGGGCCAAGCCCCGGCGGAGGATTGCCAGCGAGACCCACAGCGAGGGCTCTGAATACGAGGAGCTTCCCAAGCGGCGGCGGCAGCGAGGCGCCGAGCCTGGGGATGAGGGCATGCTCCCGGAGCGGGAGGAGGCCACAGGAAGGAAGGGCGACTTCAGGGAGTCCTGGCGGTCCGGCAGGATGCACCCCGAGGACCACGGTGGGCCTGAGGCCAAGAACCGAGGCCCCCGGGCCTTCGGGCGTGCCCTACCCCCGCGCCTGAGCAACTGTGCATACAGCCGGAGAACCTTCGCGGCCAAGGAGGTGGCCCCTTGGCCCAGCCGGGGTCCTGGCGCCTCCTGGCAGGAGCCTGGCCCCCCTGATGCGTGTGGGGCCCGGCGGCCCTTAGACAGAGACTATATCCCAGACGCCTACAGACGCCCCGACGCCTTGGGCTCCCGGGGCTTCGAGGATGGCCGCCTGGAGGACCGGAGGGCCTTCTTCCAAGATGACCACGCTCCAGAGTCCGAAAACACAGAGAACCGGCCCTTCCGGCGAAGGCGGCCCCCACGCCAGGACAAGCCGCCCCGCTTCCGGCGCCTCCGGCAAGAACGGGAGGCCCTGGGCCTGTGGGGGCCGGAGGACGAGCCACCTCTGGTGGCCGGCCAGTGGCCGGGCCGTCCCAGACCCTGCCCCGGGGACAGGAGCAGTGCCTCAGGCCGCAGGTCCCCTGAGCTCGCCTATCAGAACTCCTCCGACCATGCCAACGAGGAGTGGGAGACGGCCTCCGAGAGCAGCGACTTCAGTGAGAGGCGGGAGCGGCGGGCCGGCCCCGAGCTGGACCCCCAGGCTGATGGCGGCCCCCCTGGGGTGAGCGCAGGCGAGAAGAAGGAGCTGGCCAAGCGGAGCTTCTCAGGCCAGAGACCCCTGGTGGACAGGCAGACCCGGAAGCTGGAGCCGGGAGGGTTTGGGGAGAAGTCTGTTAGGCCAGGTGGCGGTGACACTTCTCCCCGCTATGAGAGTCATCAGAACGGGACGCCTCTGAAAGCCAAAAG GTCCCCAGACGAGGCCTTGCCTGGAGGTCTTGGCTGCAGCAGTGGGAGCGGCCACTACACCCTGGAGCGGGCAACCCGTGCTGCCACTGACGTCCCCGAAGCTTCCTGTGAGGAGGCGGAGAAGGAGGCCAGGCTGGCCGCCCAGAGGTCAGGCGAGCAGGGAGAGACCGTGAAACCGTTCGACCTGAGCTACGGAC ATGCCATCATTGAAAATTGCGGATCCAGCCCTGGGGAAGAGAGTGAGGTGGGCTCTCTGGTGGGCGAAGGCTTCATTGAAGTCCTAACCAAGAAGCAGCGCCGCCtgctggaggaggagaggagaaagaaggagCAAGCCGTGCAG GTTCCTGTCAAAGGCCGAAGTCTCTCCTCTCGAATTCCTCCTCGGTTTGCAAAGAAGCAGAACAACCTGTGCCTGGAGCAGGGCGATGGGCCTGTGCCCAGCAGCAGCCTGGGCACCGAGATCTGGGAGAGCAGCAGCCAGG CCCTCCCCCTTCAGGCCTCGACCAGTGACTCCTGGACCAAAGCTGCCACTGCCTTCACCAGCACCGAGCCTGGCTCTGCTGAG CAGGGCTTTAAGAGCAGCCAGGGAGACAGCGGTGTTGACCTGAGCGCCGAGTCCCGAGAGTCCTCAGCGACCTCCTCACAGCGCAGCTCGCCATATGGCACCCTGAAGCCCGAGGAGGCAGGCGGGCCCGGCCTGGAGCCCAAGGCCGACGGCCACAAGGAGCAGACTCAAAAGCAGTCAGAGCCAAAG GATTCAGAACAAGGCTCGGGACAGAGCAAGGAGCACAGACCAGGACCCATCGGCAATGAGCGCtctctgaaaaacagaaagggCTCCGAGGGGGCCGAACGGCTGCAAGGGGCTGTGGTTCCCCCTGTTAACGGGGTGGAGATTCACGTGGACTCTGTGCTGCCGGTGCCACCCATTGAATTTGGAGTCAATCCGAAG GACTCTGATTTCAGCTTGCAGCCCGGCTCTGCCTCTGGTCCCGCGGGGAATCCAGTTGTCAAGCTTCAGGACGCATTGGCCAGTAAT GCCGGGCTGGCCCCCAGCATCCCCATTCTGCGGCGGGACCACCACATCCAGAGGGCCATCGGCCTCTCCCACATGTCCTTCCCCACCGCCGACCTCACTCTGAAG ATGGAGTCTGCGCGCAAGGCTTGGGAAAACTCGCCCAGCTTGCCGGAGCAGAGCTCGCCAGGAGGCGCCGGCTCGGGCCTGCAGCCCCCATCCTCCGGGGGGGCCTCCAGCGGGGTCAGCTATAGCTCCTTTGGCGGCGTCTCCATGCCCCCCGTGCCCGTGGCCTCGGTTGCACCTTCTGCATCCCTTCCAG GCAGCCACCTGCCACCTCTCTACCTGGATGGCCATGTGTTTGCAAGTCAGCCCCGGCTGGTTCCTCAGACCATACCTCAGCAGCAGAGTTTCCAACAG GCTGCCGCTGCCCAGCAGATCCCGATTTCCCTTCACACGTCTCTGCAAGCTCAAGCCCAGCTGGGACTGAGGGGTGGGCTGCCCGTCTCCCAGTCTCAGGAGATCTTCAGCTCCTTGCAGCCCTTCAG GTCTCAGGTGTACATGCACCCCAGCCTGTCGCCGCCCAGCACTATGATCCTCTCTGGAGGCACAGCCTTGAAGGCCCCCTACTCGGCGTTCCCCGGCATGCAGCCCCTGGAGATGGTGAAGCCCCAGTCCGGCTCTCCCTACCAGCCCATGAGTGGGAGCCAAGCCCTGGTCTACGAGGGCCCGCTCAGCCAGGCGGCCGGGCTCGGCGCCTCCCAGATGTTGGACTCCCAGCTCCCGCAG CAGCTGACGATGCCCCTGCCTGGCTCCCAGCTGCCTCTGCCCCGGTATGGCTCCGGGCAGCAACCCCTGCTCCTGCCACAGTCCATCCAGCTGCCCCAGGCGCAGAGCCTCTCAGTCGGGGCCCCCCGCAGGATCCTCGCCCCTGGGTCCCAGCCTTCGGTCCTCAACACCAGCAGAGAG TCCTCTCAGATGGAGATGAAGGGCTTCCACTTTGCCGACAGTAAACAGAATGTTCCTGCAGGAGGCTCCGTGCCGTCACCGCAGACCTACAG GCCTAGCTCTGCTAGCCCCAGTGGGAAGCCCTCTGGATCAGCAGTTAACATGGGCTCTGTGCAGGGACACTACGTTCAACAG GCAAAGCAGCGAGTGGATGAAAAGCCCGGCCTGGGAGCCGTGAAGCTGCAGGAGCCTCCCTCAGCCGCTTCCCCGCTGAAGCGAACCGGAGCAATCAAGCCCCGGGCAGTCAAGGTGGAGGAGAGCAAGGCCTGA